A stretch of DNA from Chloroflexota bacterium:
GTGGGGTATGGCGTCGGGGAGGGTAACGGTGTAGGGGTAAACATCGGAGTCAGCGAAGGCAGCGCGGTGGGGTATAGATACGCAGTAGGCTGCGGAGGCTCTGCCGGTTCGAGCATCGCCAGTTTCTCCCTGGCAACATCATCATAGAAATCAGGCGATAAAATGCCCGGAAAATCCGCACAATCGGTAAAAATACTCTCGCCCATACAGGAGCAATTGGCCTTTACCTCATCCGGCAAATGCTGGCGATCGCTCTTTGGAAACCCGGTTAAGCAGGGGTCCTCCATAAGCTTATCGCCCATGTGCGAAGCCTGGATAAAGCCCTCCCAAACCCAGCGCGAGGACATCACCACACTGATCGGCCTCCCACCGGGGATGACATCAATGGGCAAAAGCGCGCCCGCAAAAAGAAATTGCGGAACAAGAATCGTGATTAACAAGAGCATGGCCGAATTTTGGTTCGGGGCAATCGCCGAAATTGCCAGGCCAATCAGGTAGCCTGATAAACTCCCCAAAAACAGGGTGATAAAGAAAGCCACATAATCCAAAGTGCTTGGGATCAGCGGTTTTACAAACGCTATTCGAAAGGCCATCAGCACGGCGGCCTGATAGATCGCCAACACCACGCCTACCCAAGCCTTCGACATCAGGTAAGGGAATATCTTCAAATTGACAGCCCGTTCGCGCTTGTAAATATCGGCTTCTTTAACAATTTCGCGCACACTGCTCAAGGATCCGGCCAAGATAGCCACAATCGCCAGCATATACCATTGTGAGATCACCAATTCTACATCGCCGGTAACAGGATTAAACAGATCATTACCCCAGATGAAATCCATCAGGCCCAGTATTGGCGCCAATGCCAGCATCATAATCAGTGAAATCTTGTCCTGTAGGATGATCTTCAAATTGCGCGCTGAGAGGATGGTAAACTGGCGCATCCCTGAAATTCGACGCTTGTTGGAAGGTGGACGCTGAGCCTCAGCTGCAACCTGAGAAACTGCGAGCGAACGGGCACCGGTATCCCAGCCCATTGCCTGGGCATAAATCGATGAGCCAAGATAACGTTCGCGCCATTCTTCGGGCTTGCCACGCGCATCATCGTTCAGGATGCGGTAAATATCATCGAATTCCATATCTTTTTCGCGGCGCTCGCGCTCGTTACGATATTTGTCAAAATACTCGAGCGCGTCTTCGGGAGCACCATAGAAAGCCAGATTTCCACCACGGGCCAAGAAAACCGCTTTATCGCAGAGCATCACGTTTTTGGTGGCATGGGTAATTAAAATCACCGTGCGCCCCTGATCGGCCAGACGGCGCATCAACTTCATCATGTCATATTCGGTGCCAGGGTCCAGCCCGCTGGTCGGTTCATCCAAAAAGAACAAGCGCGGCTTGGTCAGCAATTCCACACCAATCGAAACGCGTTTCAACTGCCCGCCTGAGAGCCGCGCAATGGGAATATCGCGGCGCTCGGTGAGATCGAGCACATCCAGCACTTCGCGCACCGTGGCCTGACGCTCCGCCGGGCTGGTATCCGGCGGCATGCGCAATTTCGCCACAAAATCCAGCGCCATCTCCGGGGTCAGTTCCTGATGCACAATATCTTTCTGCGGCACATAGCCAATATCGTTGCGGAAAAGATCGTAATGGGCATACAGATCGATTCCGTTCACGGTTACGCTGCCGTGGCTGGCAGGCCAATATCCGCTGATGGCGTTCATAAAGGTAGTTTTGCCCGCGCCGCTCATCCCCACCAGCGCCACAAATTCGTTCGGCTCGATGTTGAGATTAATATCTTTGAGTAGATTCAACGAGGGGGTAACTTGCTGATTAATATTGCGCACCTCGATGCGGATGCCCTGCTCAACTTGCCCCTGGAGTTGCTGGCCGGAAAGAACGAAAACATACGGCCCGATGCGAATCTGGTCCCAATCTTTCAGGTAGGCTTCGCGATCGATGCGCTCTTCATTAACATAAATTCCATTACTGCTGCGCAAGTCTTTGATACTAAACCGCTTCCCCATGCGCTCGATCACGGCGTGATAGCGGCTCACCAGGGGATGATTGAGCACCACCTGATTATCCACCGCCCGCCCTACCGTAACCTTTTCATGCGCAGACAAATTCATCGTGCGCACGGCAGTCGGCGCAGCAGAAAGATCAACATCCAACGCGGTATGCGAAGCGCCACTTCCAGCCAGCGCGCCAATTTGACCAGGCATCATCATCGTTCCACTGGCCGAAGGCGCAAAACCGCCCGGCTGTTCTATCTGTTCAAGATACAATGTAAACTGACCAATTGTGATAAATTGCCCCGCCTGAACAGGATACTTCCGTTGGGGTGTCAGCATAACACCCCCCACTTGCGTGCCATTGGTGGAGCCTAAATCTGTCAACCCGAGTTCATTCCCAACAACGCTGATGCGAGCATGTTGGCGCGAGGCTTCGTCATCGTTCAGCACAAGATCACTCTCTGCGCCACGCCCCAGAATCATATCACCGGTTCTCAGAAGGTGTGTTTGCCATTCTCCATTCCCATATCGGTAACGCAGCTGAAATGGCGAGTTTTCTTCAGACATACCACCAGCCACATAAGTTGCCGCGCCGCCGCTCAACGCCAACCCCAACTCAAAACCCCCGATTGTTAAAACCTGGCCTGCAGAAAGCTGTACGGGCGTACGCGCCGCAATGGGCTGGCCGTTGAGCAGGGTGCCATTGCTGGAACCTAAATCTGTCACCGTCCATTGCGTGCCCATACGCTCCAGGCGAACATGATGCCGCGAGACTTCACGATGTTCCAGTTGAAAATCGCAATCTTCGCCGCGTCCAATCAGGATCGTTTCGCTCGTAAAAATATTTTCTTGCCAATCCTGATCTCCCAGGCGATAACGCACAACCAAGCTTGTATCCATGAACACGCCTCCGTAAATATTCGGGAATATCAACAACTTCAATATAACAAACTTACCCCTCCCCCGCAATAGTTCTCCGGGCCATACTTGCTGACACTATCAAAGACGATTACAATCAAAGATAAATGACGAAAAAGTATGGCTCTTTGGGAATGTCTCGCCAGTTCCGAATGAACCAAACAAATACCAGGAGTTACTATGCCGTCAAAAGCTATCCAGGATCACTACCCTGAACAATGGAGCCACTGTTACGGATGTGGCAGCCTCAACGAACACGGCCACCCGATCAAGAGCTATTGGGATGAAAAAGTTGGCGAAGCTTACGCGACTTTTCAGCCGCAACCCTACCATACCGCCATCCCCGGTTATGTTTACGGCGGGCTCATTGCATCACTGATCGACTGCCACGGCACCGGATCTGCCGCAGCGGCAGCCTACCGCGCAGCCGGACGCGCTATGGATGATAACGGGAAGCCGCTGCGCTTTGTTACCGCGTCCTTGCATGTAGATTATTTAAAACCTACCCCCCTCGGCCCTCCCCTGGAACTGCGCGGCCAGATCAAAGCAGTCAAAGGGCGCAAAGTGATCGTCAGCATCACCCTGGCCGCCAACGGCACAATCACCGCCCGCGGCGAAGTTGTGGCCGTACAAGTTCCTGAACACTGGACCCCCATTGACGGTTAGTCCGTCTGAAAGGCATTCTCCATGACCCTCGATCTTTCCCGAATTCGCGCCTTGTGCTTCGATGTTGACGGCACCCTCAGCGACACCGATGACCAATTTGTACACAAAGTTGCCAAAAACTTACAACCCCTGAAATTTCTTTTCCCCAACAACGACCCGCTTTCCTTTGCACGGCGCTTTGTAATGACTGTTGAAAGCCCGGGGAATTTTCTCTTTGGGATTCCCGATCAATTGGGTTTCGACTCGGTCCTGGCAAAAATGGGCGACACGCTCTACTCTCTGGGGTTGGGCAAAGACCCTAAACCCTTTCTACTCATCCAGGGAGTCCAGCAAATGCTCGCTCAATTGGGGGAGGTATATCCCCTGGCCGTAGTCAGCGCCCGCGGGGAGCGCAGCACGGGCTGGTTCCTCGATCAATTTGAATTGCGAGATCATTTCCGCTGCATCGCCACCGCGCAAACCTGCCGCTACACCAAACCCCACCCCGACCCGATCGAATGGGCTGCTGAGCAAATCGGCGTAGCTCCGCATGAATGCCTGATGATCGGCGATACCACTGTGGATATTCTGGCCGCGAAAGCTGCCGGAGCGCAATCTGTAGGCGTGTTATGCGGCTTCGGCGAAAAAGATGAACTCCTTGAAGCAGGCGCAGATCTCATCTTGGAACAAACCGCTGAACTCGTTGGGAAATTGATCGCTCAATAATATTCCCAAGGAGAAACCCCAGTACTATTGTCCATCACATAGCGAATTTGTATAATCTGCTATGTGATTAAACGAGTATTTTTGCTTCCACTCAGCATCCTAATATTTACTTTTCTATCATCTGCGTGTACTGCGACTTCACAGGCACCTACTAAACCCAATTATACTCACCACGAACTTGCTCCACATTTTATAAGTCTATATGAAGCGTTAGGGGGTAACGATGTATTTGGCATCCCGATCTCACCGCCATTTTTTGATGGGGAAATTACCTATCAGTACACAGCTGCCGGTCTGTTTTCCTTTGACCCCACAGCCCCACTAATCGATCAAGTAAGGCTAGAACCTATTGGGAATGAACTGGATACTGTATTTTCACTCTCAACTAGCGTTTCCCCTTCTGAAATATTATCTGTTTATCCGGGTTTTGAAACTTTTTATCAGAGATTAGGTGGAGAAAGTATCGTAGGAAGACCAATCACCGCGATTCAACATAATGATAACCAGGGACGAATAGAACAACACTTCGAAAATCTGGGGATCTACCAATTAGATTCAGACCCTCAAGATAAAATTCAATTGCTTCATTATGGCGAATGGTTGTGCTCTGAAGTATGCGAGTTCACTTCACCCAATGACAGTATCGTCACAAATATATCTACCGTAGAACAACCTTTCAGCGATGCAATACTACAATTTACTCCGCAGTTATTAGGCCGCCCGCTCTCAAACCCATATGTCACATCCACTCAACAGCTTGAACAGATTTTCTTCAATGTAATTCTAACTGCACCCCTTGATGATCCAAAAACAGTCCGATTACTTCCGATTACAGAAGCGCTTGGAATTTCCGCCAACCTCAACATGGAAATTCAGATTGCTGAAGAATTAAGTTCTTATCTGATGAATCACGGCGGTACGGCAATTGCCGGAAACCCGATTACGCCATTTGTAGCGCTAAGCCCATCAATTTTTCGGCAGTGCTTTTCCAACTTGTGCCTTGAATATTTGCCAAACGCTGTTGGAGATCAACAAATACGGCCAACTCCTTTGGGCTATCTTTATCGTCAGTACATTTTGACAAATGAAATTATTCCTGGGGTAAATAAGCCGAAATCAAATCAGCAATCTATATTAATTTGGGAAGAATCTCCATTTGTTGCACCCAACCAACCACAAACCATTGGTGTAAATATTCTTGAAAATGGGGAGCCAGCACCAGGAGCAAAGCCTGTTTTAATCCTCAATTTACCTGGTGATATTCACATCACATATCATTTTTCAGACACTGATGATAAAGGTAGCGCTTCGCTCACGCTAAACCCGATTGATGCTCCGCTTGGAAGAGTGATTGGCTACCAGGTATGCACCACAAATCAAGGTGAAATAAGCACCAATTGTAAAAGTGAGAGTTTTATCATTTGGAGTAGTCCCTAACGTTACTCATCATTGCTGTAGATTATCCATATCCCTGCCCAAAAGCCTCTTTGAGAACTGCCGCGAGAAACCCCACGTTTAGGGATGTAGGGAACTACCACAGGGATTCCCAGAAACCCGCCCAAAAATCTGAATTAATATCAAATTTATTTGTTATAATGCATTGCGTGTAACTGCATACTGTTTGTAGTTCAAAAACTACTTTTAATATGGCTAAAAAAACCTTGGTCTCCAAAAATAGTGCTGTTTTTTTACTTGTCATTGTTTTTTCAATGATTGGTACGATTACTTACGCTCAAACTACCAATTCAAGTCGCTATTTTCCTGAAACCGGGCATTGGGTCAGCGGGGACTTTTTAATCAAATATGATAGTACTGCCAACGGACAAGAAATTTACGGTAATCCAATTACCAGCGCATTTACCGATATGGATAGCAATCGGCTCGTGCAATATTTTGAGAAGGTACGCTTTGAACTTCACCCCGAAGCCGTAAGTGATTTGCGCGTAGAAATAACCCCCCTGGGCAGTTTCTTATATACATCTGGCGAGGGGGAAGTAGTCACGATCCCTGAAAATTCATCATCCTGCCAGTTTTATCCCGAAAGCGGGTTTTCAGTTTGTCACGCATTTCTTGAATATTTCCAGGAAAATGGCGGGGTCAGTCAATTCGGGTATCCAATTTCGGGGGTTGAAATCCATGGCGGCTGGACCACGCAATATTTCCAGCGCGCCCGCTTCGAGCTACATCCTGAACTTCCTGTCGGTGAGCGAGTTGTGCTCACCAATTTAGGCACGCGGTATTTCTACTCCCACGGCGAGAATCCAATCTACTTGCAACCGCAATTAGTAGTAGTAGATGATACGATCCTTAAACAACCCGCTACAGCACTACGAGTGCATGCTTTTGTTAGCCGCCCTATACTGCCACAATATGAAACCGAGCAAAAACTATATGTGGTCGTCTACGATCAAAATTTCAAACCCGTTGAGGGTGTTTTTGTATCTTTCACTATTCTTCAGACCGGTCAAGATGATGAAGATATTTCTGGCAGAATGCAAAATACCAATCAGGATGGCGTGAGTGTGGGAATAATGGATTTGCCACTGCTGGCACCGGGAACCATTGAAGTTAAGATCTACGCCGTGCTCAATACAATTGGCCAACAAACGATCACATCGTTCCAGGTGTGGTAGTAAATAAGTAAGGGTTTCGCCGCGCCACAAGAAATTACCCAGAGAAAGTTCATAATCTTCAAAGCTTTGGTTAAAAAAAGAAGGCCACAGCAAAATTGCTGCGGCCTTCTTTTTGCATTTACAACGCGGCCAGTAATTTTTGGTATTTTTCCTTTTCTGGAGGGTCTAGTTTGATCAGTTTGCTGATCATTTCAGCCGCTCCGGCCTTATCACCGGCATCCAATAGCAGTTCGCCAGCCGTATCATAGTGCTGAATGGACAATTCGGTTTGATGCGATATTTGGTATTGCGCCGCCAAACGGTAATGCAACATGGCATGAGCAGGTTGTTCTTCCAAAACATGATTCAGGAAAGTAATCACATCATCGGCGTGTTCGGTGTTCGACATCGTTTCAATATATCGATCAATGGACACCAGCGCCTGTTCCGATTCTTGAAGTTTGAATAATAAGCTTACCAGGCCATAATATGCTTTACCGTCATCTGGGTGCAATTCACAGATCTGTTTGTACAGTTGAACAGCCTGACGCCAATTTAAACTCTGGGTTTCAAGATCAGCAATGCGATGCCAGATACGCACCCGCCACTGATCGGGATTGGAAGATTGTGTTGCGAGATGTAAGGCTTCAGCGTAAGCTTTTCGGGTCTCATTGATTTCGGCCAAACTATAACGTACATCGGCCAGATTCAAGTACTCTATAATCGCATCATCATGTTGCCCCCAGGCAACGAGATGCTCGATCAATTGCACCCGCGAACCTACATCCATCGGCAACATTTCGACAACTCGCCGTAACATGGCAATCGTACGCTGTGATTCGCCACGCACACTATATGCACGCGCAACCACCATAAATTTTTGCGCCGCTTCGGCTAATAAATCTCTGGAAAGCAATAAATCACCCAATACAACGTGCAACGGCAAATAGGTTGGCGCTTGCTCAAGCGCAAATAAAACTTCTTCTAACGCCGCACCAATATGTCCGGCGCGGGCCATACTGCGCACTGTGCTCATAGCAACCACCACATTACTGGAACTCGACTCCAGCAACATTTCTGCCAGGGGAATGGGCGGAGCGCTGCTATCCTGTTCACCGATTTGGCGGCGTGCGCTATTCAAATGCTCACGCCAATTTGGACGCACCAATAGTTCAGCTACATTTTCACATAGCTTTTTCTGGCGTTGTTCATCCTTTTCGCTGGCGAAAATCTCAACAATGGGTTCATAAAGCTCGTGGAGTTCATCGGCCTGTGCCGGAGCAACAACTTCCGCATCTGCATAGCGCAAGGCTTCTAGGTAGCGCATAGCAGCCCGTTTATATTTTTCGCGTTCATACCATATTCCACCCAAAATCAAGCGCGCACCTAACGAATAATCAATATTCGATACGGTTCTTTCCAAATAGCGCACGGCGCTCTCATGACGCCCCGTTTTGGCTAACATACTCCCTAAACCAAAAAAGGCTGCCGGCGCATCCAACCCCGCTGAAATCGCCCCCTTCAACTCTTCAATTGCCTGTTCCGTATCACCCTGAGATTGTAAATTAACCACCTGACCAAGATGCAGCATAATTTTAGACTGATCGGCATTGTTCGAGAAAAGCGGCCCGGTACCCTTCATGATCGCTTGCAATCCTTGCCGCTCAACTGGAGATGGGGCATCTTTTTTAGCCTGCTCAAAGAATAAACGCGCCAAATCGCTTAACGCCGTCTGGCGGGCTTCTTCGATGGGATCATCACTTTTTCGAATCGTATCAACTGGGGCGGACTCTTCGGCCCTGATCGGGGTGGGGAGTTTCCCAAAGAGGCCTGTTCCCCCCTTAGGGCGCGCCGGTTTAGGGAGCATAGTGCCCGCCCGTAACAACTCCAATGCCTGCTGTACCTCTTTACTCGCTGGATCCAGCTTCAAGGCACGATTTGCCGCGTCAAAGGCTTTTTCTCGCTGACCGGCATGTTGCAACAAACTGGCAACATGCAAAAACTCGCGGATAGCTTGCGGTTTTCGCCCCAATCGCTCATAAACCAACGCCAGGCGGGAATGAGCCTGCAAATTCTGGGGGAATAATGCCACCGCGCGCGACCAGTTCTCGATGGCTTTTTCAGGGTTTTTCTCTTTCAGGTATAACTCGGCCCCTCTCTCTGATAGCCGAGAAGCTTTTTCCAATTGCCCCAGACTTTCATACAGTGTCGCTGCTTTCTCCAAGGGCACTGGATCATCCTGCGCAATTTCGGCTGCCCGCAAGTAATATTTTAGCGCTTTGTCGTATTCCGACATATTCAGAAAGGCCAAAGCTAGATTCATTAGCGCTTTTGGATCTTCGTGTCTAGAATCCAACGCCTGGCTATAGAATGAAGCTGCGCGCTCCCATTCCTGATCCCAGGCTGCTGAGTGCCCTAAATTCATAGCTTGTTTATAGCGTTGATCGTCTGCGCTCATAAAATTCTCATTATTTGACTGCACAGGCTTGCGCCCGCAATAGGCTAAGGAGTTATCGAATTCGTTTCAAGAGGCTGCAACGTGCCCCAGTTCTTACCCACGCGTGCATCTGTTTTTAATGGAATATCGAGGGAGTAAGCGGCTTCCATGGCTTCACGCGCCATCGCGAAAACAACTTCAACATCATCTTGCGAACATTCTAACACTAATTCATCATGAACCTGAAGCAACATGCGTGCTGAAAGATTCGCTCGTTTTAAAACGGCTGCCATCCGCAGCATGGCAATTTTCATAATATCGGCAGCAGTTCCCTGAATGGGAGCGTTAACCGCTTCACGTTCCTCGCGGTTGCGCGTCTGCTGGTTACGCACATTTTGTAAGCCCGGAAAATAACGCCGCCGCCCCAGCAGGGTTTCAACATAACCAGTTTGCGCAGCGGATGTGCGAATCGTATCCAGATAGCGCTTTACTCCCGGGAATTTCTCAAAATAGGCGCTGACAAAATTCTCAGCTTCCGCCAGAGTCAAATCGGTGGTGCGCGTCAACCCGAAGGGACTCATCCCGTAGATCAGGCCAAAGTTTATCGCCTTGGCGTGGCGCCGCTGCGTAGAGGAAACTTCTGATAGGGGAACAGCATAGATCGCCGCGGCTGTAATCGCATGAATATCTTGCCCATTGCGGAACGCAGCCAGCATGGCTTCATCCTGGGCCATGTGCGCCGCAATACGCAATTCCACTTGCGAATAATCAATCGCCAGCAGCACATTCCCCGGCGCTGCAATAAAAGCCTCACGCACGCGGCGGCCCAACTCGGTACGAATGGGGATATTTTGCAAATTGGGGTCGGATGAGGCAATGCGTCCGGTGCGCGCGCCAGTCTGATTATAGGATGTATGCACGCGCCCGGTATGTGGATTCACCTGCTGAGGCAGGGCCTCCAAATAGGTTGAACGCAGCTTTGACAACTCGCGATATTCCAGGATCAAAGCCATCACCGGATGCCGATCGCGCAGGTATTCAAGCACCCCAGCCGCGGTGGAATAGTATCCGCTGGAAATGCGCCGCGAGCCTTCGGGAGGCGCAATACCCAATCGATCAAACAAAGCCTCCGAAAGTTGCTTGGGAGAATTCAAGTTAAACGGTTGTCCCACCATCTGATAAATCTGTTCTGAAATTGTACTCAGACGATTGTGCAACTCGCCAGACATAGCTTCTAAAAACGGAACATCCAACCCGATACCGGCCATCTCCATGCCTGCCAACACTTCTACCAGCGGCATTTCGATCTCTGCAAATAAGTTTTCGGCCTGCGCGGCTTGGAGTCCTTCCTGAAGTTGAGGCATCAAGCGCAACACAACCACTGCATCATCGGCGGCATATTGAGCAGCATCTACAATCGACACTTCAGCCATGCTGCGTTGATTCTTTCCCTTGCCAATCAGGGTTTCAATCTCGGTCATCTGGTGGCCAAGGCGCACCCAGGCCAGCCGTTTCAAACCCAAATTACGCGAATCCGGATTGATCAGCCATTCAGCGATCATGCTATCGAAACTGAGCGGAGTCACGCGCAAACCATAGCGGGCCAACATCACATAATCGTATTTGATATTGTGTCCAATTTTCGCAATCTGTGGATTCGTCAACGCAGGCGTTAGCGCCGCGATCACATCGCCCAGCGCGAGCTGCCGCCCCTGAAGATGCCCCACCGGAATATAGTAGCCGTGGTTTTCATCCACCGCCAAAGAGATGCCCACCAAATCAGCCTGCATCTGGTCGGTTGAAGTCGTCTCCGTATCAAAGGCAATCACGGCAGCTTTTTCAAGCGCAGCCGCCAGCGATTGCAATAATTCGGGCGTATCTACTATTGTCATTTGCGAGAGCGCAGGACCGCTCTGCTGTGCGGTTGTCGGATGAACAGCATCGCCAAACAACGTCATTTGCTGTCCGGCGACGGGTACCGCATCGCCATAGCGCGCTTGCAGCGCATCGACACGATTGAGCAATGAACGGAACTCCAACTCGCGAAAAGCAGCGTGTACGGCTTGGGGGTTAAAATTCGCCGGGCGTGCTTTCTCCAGATTCAGGGCAATATCCAGATCCAGCACAATCGCGGCCAGTTTCTGGCTCAGATAGGCGTTTTCACGATCCAGCTCGAGCTTATTCCGCACCCCGGCTTTAAGTTCATCGAGATGCGCGTAAATAGTATCGAGCGTATCATACTCGCTTAGGAGAACCGCGGCCGTTTTTGCGCCAATCCCTTTAACGCCAGGAATATTATCGGATGAATCGCCCATCAGGGCTTTCAAATCCATCACCTGGTCGGGGCGCACACCTAACTTTTCTACCACATCCGCGGCGAGATAATCTTTCGCGTCCGATAAAGAACGCCCAGGCAAGTTGACAATTATGCGTTCATCCACCAATTGCAATAAATCACGATCGCCGGTAAAAATCTTCACCCCCAAACCTTGCGCTACGGCAATTTGAGCAACGCTGCCCAACACATCATCGGCTTCGTAGCCGGGCATTTCCAGGCGCGGAATATTGAAAGCGTCGACCAATTGGCGGATGCGCTCGATCTGAATACGCAAATCATCGGGCATTTTCTCGCGCGTGGCTTTATAGTCGGGGTACAACTCATCACGGAAAGTTTTACCGGTGTCAAAAACCACCGCCAGATAATCGGGGTCTTCCTGCTCCAGAATGCGCAGCAGCACACTGGTAAATCCGTAAACGCCAGCCGTCGGCTCGCCAGAACTGGTGATCCAGCGGCTGTCGGCCTGTCCGCGCGTCAATGCAAAGTAGGCCCGATACGCCAGGGCATGACCATCAATGAGATATAAAATAGGGGGCATGGGGATTGTATAAGAAACTATTGCGCGCCCTGACGAGTGCGCACATTATTAATAAACTCTTGTACCATCTGGCGGGAAAATGGATCACGGCCATTGACGATCAAATAATCGGCCACCCAAAATTCGCCGGAGGGATTATCGCGTTCCAGACGCGGAATTTCTTTAAAGATACGTTGCGATATTTCCACGCGCAAATTATGCACCATCATCCCTGGGGATGCGTCCGGGGGCACAACCGCAATCCAATGCAAATAATCAGGTCGCACCGATAAATGCTCCAGCCGCCAGCCAAAGGCCATGCTCAATTGCCGCGTCCACTGGTTCAGATACTCGGCCAAATCGCCCACCAAATGATGCTGCGGCAAACGCGGCACCAAAACACAGGCATAGGTGAGGTTATGCAGCGTAGCCGTTGGCGATTCAGGCGTAAATAGTATTCGGGCTGCTTCTCTTTCCATGACATC
This window harbors:
- a CDS encoding FHA domain-containing protein, coding for MDTSLVVRYRLGDQDWQENIFTSETILIGRGEDCDFQLEHREVSRHHVRLERMGTQWTVTDLGSSNGTLLNGQPIAARTPVQLSAGQVLTIGGFELGLALSGGAATYVAGGMSEENSPFQLRYRYGNGEWQTHLLRTGDMILGRGAESDLVLNDDEASRQHARISVVGNELGLTDLGSTNGTQVGGVMLTPQRKYPVQAGQFITIGQFTLYLEQIEQPGGFAPSASGTMMMPGQIGALAGSGASHTALDVDLSAAPTAVRTMNLSAHEKVTVGRAVDNQVVLNHPLVSRYHAVIERMGKRFSIKDLRSSNGIYVNEERIDREAYLKDWDQIRIGPYVFVLSGQQLQGQVEQGIRIEVRNINQQVTPSLNLLKDINLNIEPNEFVALVGMSGAGKTTFMNAISGYWPASHGSVTVNGIDLYAHYDLFRNDIGYVPQKDIVHQELTPEMALDFVAKLRMPPDTSPAERQATVREVLDVLDLTERRDIPIARLSGGQLKRVSIGVELLTKPRLFFLDEPTSGLDPGTEYDMMKLMRRLADQGRTVILITHATKNVMLCDKAVFLARGGNLAFYGAPEDALEYFDKYRNERERREKDMEFDDIYRILNDDARGKPEEWRERYLGSSIYAQAMGWDTGARSLAVSQVAAEAQRPPSNKRRISGMRQFTILSARNLKIILQDKISLIMMLALAPILGLMDFIWGNDLFNPVTGDVELVISQWYMLAIVAILAGSLSSVREIVKEADIYKRERAVNLKIFPYLMSKAWVGVVLAIYQAAVLMAFRIAFVKPLIPSTLDYVAFFITLFLGSLSGYLIGLAISAIAPNQNSAMLLLITILVPQFLFAGALLPIDVIPGGRPISVVMSSRWVWEGFIQASHMGDKLMEDPCLTGFPKSDRQHLPDEVKANCSCMGESIFTDCADFPGILSPDFYDDVAREKLAMLEPAEPPQPTAYLYPTALPSLTPMFTPTPLPSPTPYPTPADPRNMEAYMDDSRTQGKEQQDAAMDQFEQYRLDSQDQGQVYADQMDAQGDEYADLRQEQADEYTDAMQDYGDERADWVKSREKAINSAESLLGTIYDDYGYVFEGSIFSRWMVLAVIMLVLMGIMLVFQKRKDVV
- a CDS encoding PaaI family thioesterase, with product MPSKAIQDHYPEQWSHCYGCGSLNEHGHPIKSYWDEKVGEAYATFQPQPYHTAIPGYVYGGLIASLIDCHGTGSAAAAAYRAAGRAMDDNGKPLRFVTASLHVDYLKPTPLGPPLELRGQIKAVKGRKVIVSITLAANGTITARGEVVAVQVPEHWTPIDG
- a CDS encoding HAD family hydrolase, whose translation is MTLDLSRIRALCFDVDGTLSDTDDQFVHKVAKNLQPLKFLFPNNDPLSFARRFVMTVESPGNFLFGIPDQLGFDSVLAKMGDTLYSLGLGKDPKPFLLIQGVQQMLAQLGEVYPLAVVSARGERSTGWFLDQFELRDHFRCIATAQTCRYTKPHPDPIEWAAEQIGVAPHECLMIGDTTVDILAAKAAGAQSVGVLCGFGEKDELLEAGADLILEQTAELVGKLIAQ
- a CDS encoding tetratricopeptide repeat protein, translating into MSADDQRYKQAMNLGHSAAWDQEWERAASFYSQALDSRHEDPKALMNLALAFLNMSEYDKALKYYLRAAEIAQDDPVPLEKAATLYESLGQLEKASRLSERGAELYLKEKNPEKAIENWSRAVALFPQNLQAHSRLALVYERLGRKPQAIREFLHVASLLQHAGQREKAFDAANRALKLDPASKEVQQALELLRAGTMLPKPARPKGGTGLFGKLPTPIRAEESAPVDTIRKSDDPIEEARQTALSDLARLFFEQAKKDAPSPVERQGLQAIMKGTGPLFSNNADQSKIMLHLGQVVNLQSQGDTEQAIEELKGAISAGLDAPAAFFGLGSMLAKTGRHESAVRYLERTVSNIDYSLGARLILGGIWYEREKYKRAAMRYLEALRYADAEVVAPAQADELHELYEPIVEIFASEKDEQRQKKLCENVAELLVRPNWREHLNSARRQIGEQDSSAPPIPLAEMLLESSSSNVVVAMSTVRSMARAGHIGAALEEVLFALEQAPTYLPLHVVLGDLLLSRDLLAEAAQKFMVVARAYSVRGESQRTIAMLRRVVEMLPMDVGSRVQLIEHLVAWGQHDDAIIEYLNLADVRYSLAEINETRKAYAEALHLATQSSNPDQWRVRIWHRIADLETQSLNWRQAVQLYKQICELHPDDGKAYYGLVSLLFKLQESEQALVSIDRYIETMSNTEHADDVITFLNHVLEEQPAHAMLHYRLAAQYQISHQTELSIQHYDTAGELLLDAGDKAGAAEMISKLIKLDPPEKEKYQKLLAAL